A region of Streptomyces halobius DNA encodes the following proteins:
- a CDS encoding MAB_1171c family putative transporter, with amino-acid sequence MTGVKAVVFPACAVLCALALLYRLRDLRHQRNDPAVRALLIAFLCKGISFTLSTPSVSRSVDARLGVADLGALGIHLLGGVASSAAFLAAIVYWVYPPEAARRHACVRLLVAALCAVAMLTLWAAAGTGAQQRSAHYLLQNAHRPLVAGYLLLYVGAFGAGMIEIIRLCRRYGRVAGRQWLRRGLHSTAIGASACLVYVLNRLLSLIAVQCGLDPLEWELLTPVANGTGIFFLVAGLTMPSWGPSVSELRRRVRNFVAYQRLHPLWSDLYAAAPDIALNPRHAGRLARFLPGDISYRLYRRVIEIQDGLLVLRPYMDPAVATGARESAEEAALSGDQLHAMVQARSLASALCAKHENRPPVGTSAALGPEAAKGGSYTEEVAWLLQVARAYTAVRTIVRTTERKVR; translated from the coding sequence ATGACCGGCGTGAAGGCCGTCGTCTTCCCCGCATGCGCCGTCCTCTGCGCACTCGCTCTTCTCTATCGACTGCGCGACCTGCGCCATCAGAGAAACGATCCGGCAGTGCGCGCGCTGCTCATCGCGTTCCTCTGCAAGGGGATCTCCTTCACGCTCTCCACGCCCTCCGTCTCCCGGTCCGTGGACGCGCGCCTGGGAGTGGCCGATCTCGGGGCGCTCGGCATTCACCTCCTGGGCGGCGTCGCGTCCAGCGCTGCCTTCCTCGCGGCGATCGTCTACTGGGTGTACCCGCCCGAGGCCGCCCGGCGGCACGCCTGCGTCCGGCTGCTCGTCGCTGCCCTGTGCGCGGTCGCCATGCTCACCCTGTGGGCGGCGGCGGGAACGGGCGCACAACAGCGCAGCGCGCACTATCTGCTGCAGAACGCGCACCGCCCGCTGGTCGCCGGCTATCTGCTGCTCTACGTCGGCGCGTTCGGCGCCGGCATGATCGAGATCATCCGGCTGTGCCGGCGCTACGGGCGGGTGGCCGGCCGGCAGTGGCTGCGCAGGGGCCTGCACAGCACGGCGATCGGCGCGAGCGCGTGCCTCGTCTACGTTCTCAATCGCCTGCTCTCACTGATCGCGGTGCAGTGCGGACTGGACCCACTGGAATGGGAACTGCTGACCCCAGTGGCCAACGGGACCGGCATCTTCTTCCTGGTGGCAGGGCTCACCATGCCCTCCTGGGGACCGAGCGTCTCCGAGTTGCGGCGTCGGGTCCGCAACTTCGTCGCCTATCAGCGGCTGCATCCCCTGTGGAGCGACCTGTACGCGGCCGCTCCGGACATCGCGCTCAACCCGCGCCATGCCGGCCGCCTCGCTCGCTTCCTGCCCGGCGACATCAGCTATCGCCTCTACCGCAGGGTCATCGAGATCCAGGACGGTCTGCTGGTGCTGCGCCCGTACATGGACCCGGCTGTCGCCACCGGCGCTCGGGAGTCGGCCGAGGAGGCGGCGCTGTCGGGCGACCAGTTGCACGCCATGGTGCAGGCCAGATCGCTGGCTTCGGCTCTGTGCGCGAAGCACGAGAACCGTCCGCCGGTCGGGACCTCAGCGGCGCTCGGCCCCGAGGCCGCCAAGGGCGGGAGCTATACCGAGGAGGTCGCGTGGCTGCTGCAGGTCGCCCGCGCCTACACCGCCGTTCGGACCATTGTTCGGACCACTGAGAGGAAAGTTCGATGA
- a CDS encoding sulfatase-like hydrolase/transferase, protein MSTTPTGNTLFLTIDSCRVDTAASAMTPALDRLGPFVVAETAGTFTLPAHWAFFSGFLPKPLDGQQFLGRYQQLWSHACRAWKRSTYVVFESPTIVEHYARAGVFTAGLGGVPFFDPAMPSSVLPALFPHFRYRGERAGAPTTAIDPDLPTHRPLPTEQLEEFTNQLLRGEPFFGFVNFPETHFPYCTPSAGTLDDALVEALREMGRHIHRRAPLHGDSSLWEEGRLEAVRKLQVQALEWVDGHLADMFTALAGAARDTLVVVCADHGQSFAERGLVGHGNTTPEVLRVPLWVGRLGR, encoded by the coding sequence GTGTCGACAACGCCCACCGGGAACACGCTCTTCCTCACGATTGACTCGTGCCGCGTCGACACGGCCGCCAGCGCCATGACGCCCGCGCTGGACCGTCTCGGCCCCTTCGTCGTCGCCGAGACCGCCGGAACATTCACGCTCCCGGCGCACTGGGCGTTCTTCTCCGGTTTCCTTCCCAAACCCCTGGATGGTCAGCAATTCCTCGGCCGCTACCAGCAGTTGTGGTCGCACGCCTGCCGCGCCTGGAAGCGCAGCACCTATGTCGTGTTCGAGAGCCCGACGATCGTCGAACACTATGCGCGCGCAGGTGTGTTCACCGCGGGGCTCGGCGGGGTCCCGTTCTTCGATCCCGCCATGCCTTCCAGCGTCCTCCCGGCTCTGTTCCCCCACTTCCGCTACCGAGGAGAACGGGCCGGAGCCCCCACAACGGCCATCGACCCCGACCTTCCCACGCACCGCCCTCTCCCCACAGAACAGCTCGAAGAATTCACCAACCAACTCCTCCGCGGCGAACCATTCTTCGGCTTCGTGAACTTCCCCGAGACACACTTTCCGTACTGCACACCGAGCGCGGGAACCCTCGACGACGCATTGGTGGAAGCTCTCCGTGAGATGGGCCGGCACATTCACCGGAGAGCACCCCTGCACGGTGACAGCTCACTATGGGAGGAAGGGCGCCTGGAGGCGGTGCGCAAGCTTCAGGTGCAGGCGCTGGAATGGGTGGACGGGCATCTTGCGGACATGTTCACGGCCTTGGCCGGCGCAGCTCGTGACACACTGGTGGTCGTGTGCGCGGACCATGGTCAATCGTTCGCCGAACGGGGCTTGGTCGGGCACGGCAACACCACACCCGAAGTTCTGCGCGTCCCCCTGTGGGTCGGACGCCTCGGCAGGTAG
- a CDS encoding toxin has product MTSRTHKQPREKDRNKDRNKDLKHLRRASGEVLARLDLPDGCSIATLMERLSTDRGRPIRLVSLPLGAETPCGMWLATDTFDVIIVEAETSRLHQDHIIAHELAHMLCNHCDSVGFDMAVMRQLLPSLDPRRVREMLGRTSYSTEEEQEAEIVASLILERVTRPPVESVWRVPSADAETVARIENSLNPNPGPHAR; this is encoded by the coding sequence TTGACTTCCAGGACTCACAAGCAGCCCCGTGAGAAGGACCGCAACAAGGATCGCAACAAGGACCTCAAGCACCTGCGACGGGCTTCTGGTGAGGTACTGGCCCGCCTGGACCTGCCCGACGGATGCAGTATCGCCACACTGATGGAACGACTCAGCACCGATCGGGGCCGCCCGATCCGGCTCGTATCGCTTCCTCTGGGCGCGGAGACTCCCTGCGGTATGTGGCTGGCGACGGACACCTTCGACGTCATCATCGTCGAGGCGGAGACCAGCCGTCTGCACCAGGACCACATCATCGCCCATGAGCTCGCGCACATGCTGTGCAACCACTGCGACTCCGTGGGATTCGACATGGCGGTGATGCGGCAGCTGCTGCCGAGTCTGGATCCACGGCGGGTGCGGGAGATGCTGGGGCGCACCAGCTACTCCACCGAGGAGGAACAGGAGGCGGAGATCGTCGCCTCCCTCATCCTCGAACGCGTTACCCGGCCTCCGGTGGAGTCGGTGTGGCGGGTACCGTCCGCTGATGCCGAGACCGTCGCGCGTATCGAGAACTCGCTCAATCCGAACCCGGGGCCCCATGCACGCTAG
- a CDS encoding polysaccharide deacetylase family protein codes for MREFSRRGMLGLGAGAAAALSVAGCSSSGASAPGKVTAEPGTTGKAKPIGDGSTAYTGKQPKQPPEPERLEPGQKPPQFVVFSWDGAGEVGNGLFPRFRKVAEDHGAAMTFFLSGLYLLPESKKRLYQPPNNPVGASAIGYLTDDHIKETLKNLRAAWLEGHEIGTHFNGHFCGGRGSVEHWTPAQWDSEIEQAMSFVTKWRTNTGFTDLEPLPFDYSKELVGGRTPCLLGQDNLLPTARKRGWRYDASSPGGLQVWPDKKQGLWNFPLQSIPFRGGSLQVLSMDYNFMFNQSKNSTKGPTANYPGWRKEAAEAYIAGFKRAYETNRAPLFIGNHFEEWNGGIYMDAIEETVKHIADEKHKDVRMVSFRQLCDWLDAQDPKVLASLRGLGVGQQFTGRG; via the coding sequence CGGCCGAACCCGGGACAACGGGCAAGGCGAAACCGATCGGCGACGGCTCGACCGCGTACACCGGCAAGCAGCCGAAGCAGCCTCCCGAGCCCGAGCGGCTGGAGCCGGGCCAGAAACCGCCCCAGTTCGTGGTCTTCTCCTGGGACGGCGCCGGCGAGGTCGGCAACGGCCTCTTCCCCCGATTCCGCAAGGTCGCCGAGGACCACGGCGCGGCGATGACCTTCTTCCTCTCCGGGCTCTATCTGCTGCCGGAGTCGAAGAAGCGCCTGTACCAGCCGCCGAACAACCCCGTCGGCGCCTCCGCCATCGGCTACCTCACCGACGACCACATCAAGGAAACGCTGAAGAACCTGCGCGCGGCCTGGCTTGAGGGCCACGAGATAGGCACCCACTTCAACGGCCACTTCTGCGGCGGCAGGGGTTCGGTCGAGCACTGGACCCCCGCCCAGTGGGACTCCGAGATCGAGCAGGCCATGTCCTTCGTCACCAAATGGCGCACCAACACCGGCTTCACCGACCTCGAACCACTGCCGTTCGACTACAGCAAGGAGCTCGTAGGCGGCCGTACCCCCTGTCTGCTGGGCCAGGACAACCTGCTGCCGACCGCGAGGAAGCGCGGCTGGCGGTACGACGCCAGCTCCCCCGGCGGTCTCCAGGTCTGGCCCGACAAGAAGCAGGGCCTGTGGAACTTTCCGCTCCAGTCGATACCGTTCCGCGGCGGCTCCCTCCAAGTTCTCTCGATGGACTACAACTTCATGTTCAACCAGTCGAAGAACTCCACCAAGGGCCCGACGGCCAATTACCCGGGCTGGCGCAAGGAGGCCGCCGAGGCGTACATCGCGGGCTTCAAGCGGGCCTACGAGACCAACCGCGCCCCCCTCTTCATCGGCAACCACTTCGAGGAGTGGAACGGCGGCATCTATATGGACGCCATCGAGGAGACGGTCAAGCACATCGCCGACGAGAAGCACAAGGATGTCCGGATGGTCTCCTTCCGCCAGCTGTGCGACTGGCTCGACGCGCAGGACCCGAAAGTCCTCGCCAGCCTGCGGGGGCTCGGGGTCGGGCAGCAATTCACCGGACGCGGCTGA
- a CDS encoding aldo/keto reductase, translating to MKYRKLGSDGPEVSAIGLGCMGMSVAYGVPDEEESQHTLDRALEMGITLLDTADAYGRGGNEELVGRWLRRHAHERDRMVVATKFGLRHDAATGRVGDVDTSADYVPLACRASLRRLGVEHIDLYYAHRRDPATPVEETIGAMSQLVAAGLVRHIGLSEVSAATLRKAHAVHPVSVVQVEYSLFTRGVVEGELLATCRELGIAVVAYSPLGRGMLTGALSSRDDLIPQDNRRRWPRFDDANIQHNLALVQAVRDVAERIGCSPAQAALAWLLAQGEDIVPIPGTKRRRYLQENAAAVALSLTEADRDLLRRAVPEEAVAGERYPESALERLGH from the coding sequence ATGAAGTACCGCAAGCTGGGGAGCGACGGCCCCGAGGTGTCCGCGATCGGCCTGGGCTGCATGGGCATGTCCGTCGCCTATGGCGTTCCGGACGAGGAGGAGTCCCAGCACACGCTGGATCGCGCCCTGGAGATGGGCATCACCCTCCTGGACACCGCCGACGCCTACGGGCGGGGCGGCAACGAGGAGTTGGTCGGCCGATGGCTGCGCCGGCACGCTCACGAGCGGGACCGGATGGTCGTGGCGACCAAGTTCGGGCTCCGCCATGACGCGGCCACCGGCCGGGTCGGCGACGTCGACACCTCCGCCGACTACGTTCCTCTCGCCTGCCGGGCATCCCTGCGCCGCCTGGGGGTTGAGCACATCGACCTCTACTACGCGCATCGCCGCGACCCCGCCACGCCCGTCGAGGAGACGATCGGCGCCATGTCCCAGCTGGTGGCGGCCGGTCTGGTCCGGCACATCGGACTGAGCGAGGTCAGCGCCGCGACGCTGCGCAAGGCCCATGCCGTCCACCCGGTCAGCGTGGTCCAGGTGGAGTACTCCCTCTTCACCCGCGGCGTGGTGGAGGGCGAACTGCTCGCCACCTGCCGGGAACTGGGCATCGCCGTCGTCGCCTATTCCCCGCTCGGGCGCGGCATGCTCACCGGTGCCCTTTCCTCCCGCGACGACCTGATCCCGCAGGACAACCGGCGGCGCTGGCCGCGGTTCGACGACGCGAACATCCAGCACAACCTGGCACTCGTACAGGCGGTACGGGATGTCGCCGAACGGATCGGCTGCTCGCCCGCCCAGGCCGCGCTGGCCTGGCTGCTCGCCCAGGGCGAGGACATCGTGCCCATCCCCGGCACCAAGCGCCGCCGCTACCTGCAGGAGAACGCCGCTGCCGTGGCTCTCTCCCTGACCGAGGCCGACCGCGATCTGCTACGTCGGGCAGTGCCCGAGGAGGCGGTGGCGGGCGAGCGCTACCCGGAATCGGCCCTGGAGCGGCTGGGACACTGA